In the genome of Candidatus Methylomirabilis lanthanidiphila, one region contains:
- a CDS encoding transcriptional regulator, whose translation MPTISMFYGILILMYFYDHKKHSAPHIHAEYGEYEATIAIEDGSVLAGSLPPAKMKLVQAWIEIHREDLMADWTLAVSGEPVFKIDPLR comes from the coding sequence GTGCCTACAATTTCGATGTTCTATGGGATTCTGATCTTGATGTATTTCTACGACCATAAGAAACACAGTGCTCCGCATATCCATGCTGAGTATGGCGAATACGAGGCCACCATCGCCATCGAAGACGGTTCTGTTCTCGCGGGAAGTTTACCTCCAGCCAAAATGAAGCTGGTGCAGGCATGGATCGAAATACACCGGGAAGACTTGATGGCAGACTGGACGTTGGCAGTTTCAGGGGAGCCTGTCTTTAAGATTGACCCATTGCGATAG
- a CDS encoding transposase codes for MRFARTMPRTPPPLDYPDRFEVRYVSANGGIRWNSDWVNVSIVCAGEYVGLEEIGDDIWNVYFGPLKFGRLHERHMRIEDDYGRLSRHKV; via the coding sequence GTGCGCTTTGCACGCACGATGCCTCGCACGCCGCCCCCGCTTGACTATCCCGATCGCTTTGAGGTTCGGTACGTCAGTGCCAATGGCGGCATCCGCTGGAACTCGGACTGGGTCAATGTCTCCATCGTCTGCGCTGGGGAGTATGTCGGCCTGGAAGAGATCGGCGATGATATCTGGAACGTCTACTTCGGCCCGCTCAAGTTCGGCCGCCTCCACGAACGCCACATGCGCATCGAGGACGACTATGG